One genomic window of Elaeis guineensis isolate ETL-2024a chromosome 2, EG11, whole genome shotgun sequence includes the following:
- the LOC105034073 gene encoding LOW QUALITY PROTEIN: uncharacterized protein (The sequence of the model RefSeq protein was modified relative to this genomic sequence to represent the inferred CDS: inserted 1 base in 1 codon): protein MAPKTPRLVVPIDMKKKPWEQKLPLHNRWHPHIXPVADVEEGELFRVEMVDANGGQVGDNDSAADIKFASPGGAHYLSGPLRVLDAKGVPAKPGDLLAVEICNLGPLPGDEWGYTASFDRENGGGFLTDHFPCATKAIWYFEGIYAYSPHIPGVRFPGLAHPGVVGTAPSPELLSIWSEREKKLAEDGPGSLTLCQVVHKRPLVSLPTAKNCLLGLIEEGTPEWERIANEAARTVPGRENGGNCDIKNLSRGSKVYLPVFVDGANLSTGDMHFSQGDGEVSFCGAIEMSGFLELKCEIIRGGMREYLTPMGPTPLHVSPIFEIGPVEPRFSEWLVFEGISVDEAGRQHYLDATVAYKRAVLNAIDYLSKFGYSKEQVYLLLSCCPSEGRISGIVDSPNAVATLAIPTAIFDQDIRPKSGKVPVGPRIVKRTSDVLKCTYDGNLPITPNPGAAVSRLSDD, encoded by the exons ATGGCTCCAAAAACTCCAAGACTGGTCGTGCCCATAGATATGAAGAAGAAGCCATGGGAACAAAAGCTTCCCCTCCATAATCGCTGGCACCCACACA CCCCTGTTGCAGATGTAGAGGAAGGGGAGCTCTTTCGAGTGGAGATGGTAGACGCTAATGGAGGTCAAGTTGGCGACAACGATTCCGCTGCAGACATCAAATTTGCAAGCCCCGGTGGT GCCCATTATCTCAGCGGGCCCTTGAGGGTTTTAGATGCAAAAGGAGTTCCAGCGAAGCCTGGTGACCTTCTTGCTGTTGAAATCTGCAACTTAGGTCCACTTCCCGGTGATGAATGGGGTTATACAGCAAGTTTTGATAGAGAAAACGGTGGTGGCTTCTTGACTGACCACTTCCCTTGTGCAACAAAAGCAATCTGGTATTTTGAAGGAATATACGCATACTCCCCTCATATTCCAG GTGTTCGCTTTCCAGGTTTAGCTCACCCTGGGGTAGTTGGAACCGCACCTTCACCCGAACTTTTGTCTATTTGGAGTGAAAGGGAAAAGAAATTAGCAGAGGATGGCCCTGGGTCTCTGACATTATGCCAAGTCGTGCATAAACGGCCACTTGTAAGCCTACCAACTGCAAAGAATTGCCTTCTTGGATTG ATTGAAGAAGGAACACCAGAATGGGAAAGGATTGCAAATGAGGCTGCAAGGACAGTCCCTGGAAGGGAAAATGGAGGCAATTGTGACATCAAAAATCTTAGTAGGGGTTCAAAGGTATATCTTCCAGTATTTGTAGATGGTGCAAATCTTAGTACAGGTGACATGCACTTCTCTCAAGGTGATGGTGAAGTTTCTTTTTGCGGAGCAATAGAGATGAGTGGATTCCTTGAGCTCAA GTGTGAGATCATAAGAGGAGGAATGAGAGAGTATCTAACACCCATGGGCCCCACCCCACTACATGTAAGCCCAATCTTTGAGATAGGGCCTGTGGAACCTAGGTTCTCAGAGTGGTTAGTCTTTGAGGGCATCAGTGTGGATGAGGCTGGGCGGCAGCACTACCTAGATGCCACAGTTGCCTATAAGCGTGCTGTCCTCAATGCCATCGACTACCTCTCAAAATTTGGTTACTCCAAAGAGCAG GTTTATCTACTACTGTCTTGCTGCCCCTCTGAAGGGAGGATTTCAGGAATTGTGGACTCGCCCAATGCTGTTGCAACACTTGCTATCCCAACTGCCATTTTTGATCAG GACATACGACCAAAGTCTGGAAAAGTGCCAGTAGGACCGCGAATTGTGAAGAGAACATCAGATGTTCTAAAGTGTACATATGATGGAAATTTGCCCATCACACCAAACCCAGGGGCAGCAGTAAGTCGACTTAGTGATGATTGA
- the LOC140855267 gene encoding uncharacterized protein, translating to MIEEELNTADILFLNSLTRHRHFGHLQTQGTGSLEGQWVIVGDFNTIRFPNERKGNSNSASVSEAFNSFVDNLELNSELKDLIAAWWKTAPTCPDASTTLVVKLGYFRRRLKARGFSDKWCKWVDCTLTTNKVALILNGNPSKWIKTKQGLKQGDPLSPILFILVTDILNQILKLSAKNGLIAGMGSSSTTDKIICLQYADDAILFSDANLQHIQHLKFMLYAFEILSRLKINFDKTALYTINLSQIQARRFAVTLGCKLEGFPATYLSFPMSTGHMKAADWSFLI from the exons ATGATTGAAGAAGAGCTGAACACAGCTGACATTCTCTTCCTAAATTCTCTCACACGACACCGACACTTCGGACATCTCCAAACTCAAGGAACTGGAAGCTTAGAG GGGCAATGGGTCATAGTTGGTGACTTTAACACGATTAGATTTCCAAATGAAAGGAAAGGAAACAGCAATAGCGCCTCTGTCTCGGAGGCTTTCAATTCCTTTGTGGATAACCTTGAGTTG AATTCTGAACTTAAAGATTTGATCGCAGCCTGGTGGAAAACTGCACCCACCTGCCCTGATGCATCTACCACTTTGGTTGTGAAATTAGGATACTTCAGAAGGAGGCTCAAG GCAAGAGGATTCAGTGACAAATGGTGCAAGTGGGTGGACTGTACTCTCACAACAAATAAGGTTGCTCTTATCCTTAATGGAAATCCATCGAAATGGATTAAAACGAAACAAGGCTTAAAGCAAGGAGATCCATTATCTCCCATCCTTTTCATCCTGGTAACTGACATTCTGAACCAGATTCTTAAGCTGTCAGCTAAAAATGGTCTAATAGCTGGTATGGGTTCTTCATCCACCACTGATAAAATCATTTGCTTGCAGTATGCTGATGATGCTATCCTATTTTCTGATGCAAATCTCCAGCATATTCAACACCTTAAATTTATGCTTTACGCCTTCGAAATTCTATCCAGGTTGAAGATAAACTTTGATAAGACTGCACTCTACACAATTAACTTATCACAAATCCAAGCCAGAAGATTTGCAGTGACGTTGGGATGCAAGCTTGAAGGTTTTCCCGCCACATATCTTAGCTTTCCTATGTCAACTGGCCACATGAAAGCAGCTGACTGGAGCTTCTTAATATAG